From a region of the Maridesulfovibrio ferrireducens genome:
- a CDS encoding ComF family protein: MISGFISYFSPIAAFDRLRSIFTEKRCPVCRTPHSNKKLLCSDCYSELIEGSVHNEEEGSHKEVYFYGPYRGLLRDLILDWKFNNNFGYSALLSQFAAGVAESIPESSRPDIIIPVPLHPSRLRKRGFNQSRIIGRSAASVLGAKISDRALVRNRKTTPQSTLSKEMRTENIKNAFTANSTTVAGKKILLIDDVYTTGSTVQECAGTLYSAGAERVEVLVLAKTLI, translated from the coding sequence ATGATCTCCGGCTTTATTTCATACTTTTCACCGATTGCCGCATTTGACAGATTAAGATCAATCTTTACGGAAAAAAGGTGCCCGGTCTGTCGTACACCGCATTCAAATAAAAAACTTCTCTGCTCTGACTGTTATTCTGAACTTATTGAAGGTTCTGTTCATAACGAAGAAGAGGGATCTCATAAAGAAGTCTACTTTTACGGACCATACCGCGGCCTGCTTCGTGATTTAATATTAGATTGGAAATTCAATAACAACTTCGGTTACAGCGCACTCCTTTCACAGTTCGCCGCCGGTGTTGCCGAATCAATTCCCGAGTCCTCCCGCCCTGACATTATTATTCCCGTTCCCCTTCACCCTTCACGGCTACGCAAAAGAGGATTTAATCAAAGCCGGATAATAGGACGCAGTGCGGCCTCGGTATTAGGCGCTAAAATTTCTGATCGCGCTCTTGTAAGAAATCGTAAAACTACTCCGCAAAGCACGCTTTCCAAAGAGATGCGTACCGAAAATATCAAGAACGCTTTTACTGCGAATTCGACAACCGTCGCCGGAAAAAAAATTCTGCTGATCGATGACGTCTATACAACCGGATCAACTGTTCAGGAATGTGCCGGTACATTATATAGCGCCGGAGCCGAAAGAGTGGAAGTTCTGGTTCTGGCAAAGACCTTGATTTAA
- the rpmA gene encoding 50S ribosomal protein L27 — MAHKKAGGSSKNGRDSNAKHRGVKRYAGQEVLAGSILVRQVGTKIHPGKNVGTGRDWTLFALVDGVVKYEKYIRNNRSKTRVLIVPAEA; from the coding sequence ATGGCACATAAGAAAGCGGGCGGTAGCTCGAAAAACGGTCGCGATAGTAATGCGAAACACCGCGGTGTTAAGCGTTATGCTGGTCAGGAAGTTCTGGCTGGAAGTATCCTAGTTCGTCAGGTTGGAACTAAAATTCACCCCGGCAAAAATGTAGGTACTGGTAGAGACTGGACTTTGTTTGCACTGGTTGACGGCGTTGTGAAATACGAAAAGTATATCCGCAACAACCGTAGCAAAACCAGAGTTCTCATCGTTCCTGCCGAAGCCTAA
- a CDS encoding flavodoxin family protein: MKQPPVIFACSHHRKGNSDLAADLFLEGIQRAGGDAEIVTLGNLDFHHCIGCMKCRTSENNLCIFAAKDEAQELYLKIIHAPFTFFASPIYFYHLPSRLKTFIDRGQWAFEAMNQSAPQLCTLPERPSYACFIAGRPKGEKLFEGAELSLKFFLKFFKASLEPPITFKGIDSPQDLKSQPDKCELLIQAGINAWERSLQA; this comes from the coding sequence ATGAAACAACCTCCGGTCATTTTTGCTTGCAGCCATCATAGAAAAGGCAACAGCGATCTCGCTGCTGATCTTTTTCTTGAAGGAATTCAAAGGGCCGGAGGAGACGCAGAAATAGTTACTCTCGGTAATTTGGATTTTCATCATTGCATCGGCTGCATGAAATGCCGGACATCAGAGAACAACCTCTGTATCTTTGCCGCCAAAGACGAAGCGCAGGAACTTTATTTAAAAATTATCCATGCGCCGTTCACCTTCTTTGCCTCCCCTATATATTTTTATCATCTCCCTTCCCGTCTGAAAACTTTTATAGACCGTGGCCAATGGGCTTTTGAGGCTATGAATCAGTCGGCTCCGCAACTTTGCACTTTACCCGAGAGACCTTCTTACGCATGTTTTATTGCCGGCAGACCCAAAGGTGAAAAACTGTTTGAAGGCGCTGAACTTTCGTTAAAATTTTTTTTGAAATTTTTCAAAGCATCCCTTGAGCCCCCCATTACTTTCAAGGGAATCGATTCTCCGCAGGACCTTAAAAGTCAGCCGGATAAATGTGAGCTGTTAATTCAGGCTGGAATAAACGCATGGGAAAGGAGCCTTCAGGCATGA
- a CDS encoding DUF5714 domain-containing protein, which yields MPFKLTEWTRISHDNTPVYIRPESPDWFVPTPAGDALLQRLSEDENSCLSIADEKFLMRLPDEATCIYPGRKELLKLETLRELWFHLTNNCNMSCNHCLFASSPSAASSLSSEAQPELATKRVLDLTDQAEKLGCKLFALTGGEPLIHPGADKIISRMLEIESSHVAILSNGLNAKNFFSKHRYDFERCHLQISVDGIKDTHDEIRGPGMFTALEKSLKWLSSETIPFTISMCVTKSNVTQMKDVVELAAKTGASNVHFMWYFVRGRGKAQRFVDPDIIYIHLLEAIEAGERTGVTIDNIEAIKSMIFAPCGTIHDGSTAGWESLAIGPDNKLYPSPATVGIEKLATPLDKTLEDSWKESRILTEMRKTTGKILSTPFKLILGGGDTDHSWMHSGEFTGNDPYTKLYEKTALKLITDKAAQSSAHDSPKLLLKMGDKLDKCSGHGKVALTHTNCLLAVAGKDSLTVVKDFYTAAADTAKEDILNPACYDSELMVHIPNEFRFRGYGCGSPVMDAKIKSGEHVVDLGSGRGIECFIASKMVGSSGKVTGIDMLDPMLAHSRKGQQAVASNLGYDNMDFRKGYLESLPLEDNCANLLLSNCVLNLSTDKRKTFSEMFRILAPDGRLTISDVVCETEPGPEIRNDDKLHGECIAGAQTLKNLVGLLEEAGFKSICMIKRFPYRVVGGHDFYSLTFSALKPSTENMTKIMFRGPFSTGQTAQGKLLVPGTITEISEKEAEQMGEQIFILNDEGVISNMMVGESCCCPTPDSFDGPTAPLLSGHTVSMKNKSGCMVCGAELNYLTRYEKRICAYCGEEHEANAYCVNKHFVCDNCHREDGIEVLPHLLTSSTETDMIDLLMKIRNHPAIPMHGPEHHALVPGIIVAAYRNSGGKIDNKVIETAISRGAKIAGGFCGFMGVCGAAIGVGVAISAILEATPLTPDLRSTAQKGTLAALQLIADIEAARCCQRDSWLALKAFAKISEEIMGLRITADKHMVCNQMDTNLECMGRNCPVIRNNKGKNIFISPVLDLSVNYAKKS from the coding sequence TTGCCTTTTAAACTTACCGAGTGGACTAGAATCTCACACGACAATACTCCTGTTTATATCAGACCGGAATCTCCAGACTGGTTTGTCCCCACTCCGGCAGGCGATGCCCTGCTCCAAAGATTATCCGAAGATGAAAACAGTTGTTTATCCATTGCCGATGAAAAATTTCTTATGCGCTTACCGGATGAAGCAACCTGTATTTACCCGGGCAGAAAAGAACTCCTTAAGCTTGAAACACTCCGCGAACTTTGGTTTCACCTGACCAACAATTGCAACATGAGCTGTAATCACTGCCTATTCGCTTCATCACCTTCCGCAGCCTCATCACTTTCCTCCGAAGCACAGCCGGAGCTAGCAACCAAAAGAGTTCTTGATTTGACCGATCAGGCTGAAAAACTGGGCTGTAAACTTTTTGCCCTGACTGGCGGAGAACCATTAATCCATCCGGGTGCTGACAAAATCATCAGCAGAATGCTGGAAATTGAATCAAGCCACGTTGCAATTCTTTCCAACGGCCTTAATGCTAAAAATTTCTTTTCAAAACACCGCTATGACTTTGAACGCTGCCACCTGCAAATCAGTGTTGACGGCATAAAAGATACACATGACGAGATCAGAGGACCGGGCATGTTTACCGCCCTTGAAAAATCTCTGAAATGGCTTTCATCCGAAACCATTCCCTTTACAATCTCCATGTGTGTTACGAAATCAAACGTAACTCAAATGAAGGATGTAGTTGAATTAGCGGCTAAGACCGGGGCTTCAAACGTTCATTTCATGTGGTATTTTGTGCGCGGAAGAGGAAAAGCGCAGCGTTTTGTTGATCCGGACATTATTTACATTCATTTGCTTGAAGCAATAGAGGCAGGAGAACGCACCGGGGTAACAATCGACAATATCGAAGCCATAAAAAGCATGATTTTTGCGCCTTGCGGAACTATTCACGACGGGTCTACCGCCGGATGGGAATCTCTGGCAATTGGACCGGACAATAAGCTGTACCCTTCTCCCGCCACAGTCGGCATTGAAAAGCTTGCTACTCCTCTTGATAAAACCCTTGAAGATAGCTGGAAAGAAAGTCGTATTCTAACGGAGATGCGTAAAACCACTGGCAAAATTCTGTCTACCCCCTTCAAGCTTATTCTGGGCGGTGGCGACACCGATCACAGCTGGATGCACAGCGGAGAATTTACCGGTAACGACCCCTACACCAAACTATATGAAAAAACAGCTCTGAAACTGATCACAGATAAAGCCGCGCAAAGTTCTGCCCACGACTCTCCAAAACTACTCCTTAAAATGGGTGACAAACTCGACAAATGCTCAGGACACGGCAAGGTTGCGTTGACTCACACCAACTGCCTCTTAGCTGTCGCAGGCAAGGACAGCCTTACAGTTGTAAAAGACTTTTACACAGCTGCGGCTGACACGGCCAAAGAAGATATTTTAAACCCGGCATGCTATGATTCTGAGCTTATGGTCCACATTCCCAATGAATTCAGATTCAGAGGATACGGATGCGGTTCTCCGGTTATGGACGCAAAAATTAAGTCTGGAGAACACGTTGTAGACCTCGGCAGCGGGCGCGGAATAGAATGCTTTATTGCATCTAAAATGGTGGGATCTTCGGGCAAAGTTACCGGAATAGATATGCTTGATCCCATGCTCGCCCATTCGCGTAAAGGACAGCAGGCCGTAGCCTCCAATCTGGGCTATGACAATATGGATTTCCGCAAAGGATATCTTGAATCTCTCCCTCTTGAAGATAATTGTGCAAACCTGTTGCTTTCCAACTGTGTTCTGAATTTATCCACCGATAAGCGCAAAACTTTTTCTGAAATGTTCAGGATTCTAGCACCGGACGGCAGGCTGACAATTTCGGATGTTGTCTGCGAAACTGAACCCGGCCCTGAAATCCGTAATGATGACAAGCTGCACGGAGAATGTATCGCCGGAGCGCAAACTCTTAAAAACCTTGTGGGGTTACTCGAGGAAGCCGGATTCAAATCAATTTGTATGATCAAGCGTTTTCCGTACAGAGTTGTCGGCGGGCACGATTTTTACTCTCTGACATTTTCAGCACTGAAACCGTCTACTGAGAATATGACCAAAATCATGTTCAGAGGTCCGTTTTCAACAGGACAGACCGCGCAGGGAAAACTGCTTGTCCCGGGAACCATCACTGAAATTTCCGAAAAAGAAGCCGAACAAATGGGAGAGCAAATCTTCATTCTTAATGATGAAGGTGTCATATCTAATATGATGGTAGGTGAGTCCTGCTGCTGTCCGACTCCTGATTCTTTTGACGGGCCTACAGCTCCCCTTTTATCTGGTCACACTGTCAGCATGAAAAATAAGAGTGGCTGCATGGTCTGCGGTGCTGAACTGAACTATCTGACCAGATATGAAAAAAGAATCTGCGCATACTGTGGAGAAGAACATGAGGCCAATGCTTACTGCGTAAACAAACACTTTGTCTGCGATAATTGCCACAGAGAAGACGGAATTGAAGTTTTGCCGCATCTGCTTACAAGCAGCACTGAAACAGATATGATTGACCTTCTTATGAAAATAAGAAACCATCCGGCAATACCCATGCACGGCCCCGAGCATCACGCCCTGGTTCCGGGAATTATAGTTGCCGCCTACCGCAACAGCGGTGGGAAAATAGACAACAAAGTAATTGAAACCGCAATTTCACGCGGAGCTAAAATTGCCGGTGGATTCTGCGGATTTATGGGAGTCTGCGGCGCAGCGATAGGTGTAGGAGTAGCAATAAGTGCTATTCTTGAAGCCACTCCGTTGACACCCGACCTAAGATCCACCGCTCAAAAGGGAACTCTTGCCGCGCTTCAATTAATTGCTGACATTGAAGCTGCAAGATGCTGTCAGAGAGACTCGTGGCTTGCCCTTAAAGCCTTCGCAAAAATATCAGAAGAAATTATGGGCTTGCGTATTACTGCAGACAAGCATATGGTGTGCAACCAAATGGATACCAATCTGGAGTGCATGGGCCGAAACTGCCCTGTAATCCGCAACAATAAAGGGAAGAATATCTTTATTTCTCCGGTGTTGGACTTAAGCGTTAATTATGCTAAAAAAAGTTAA
- the obgE gene encoding GTPase ObgE — MKFFDEATITVRSGKGGNGCVAFRRERYIPKGGPCGGDGGKGGDLILRGSSDLLSLYDFRLKRVYDAKNGMQGQGSDKYGKAADDTILDLPIGTLVYEVYEDGSEKLLADLTKEGKQVVICKGGDGGRGNIHFKSSVNQTPRQSEDGFPGEEKRLRLQLKIIADIGLLGLPNAGKSTFISKISAAKPKIAAYPFTTLVPNLGVIEDYMGNKLIIADIPGLIEGASTGLGLGHRFLKHVERTRFLVHILSAADLSLDDPFEGFNMLDEELRIYDKELAEKTQLRVINKIDLLSEEDLATLKEKAKEANDNIYFISALHKDGVDLLLKDMWDRFNTMNQEEKDEQDEQQA, encoded by the coding sequence ATGAAATTTTTTGATGAAGCAACAATCACAGTGCGGTCGGGAAAAGGCGGCAACGGATGCGTAGCCTTCAGACGTGAAAGGTACATCCCAAAAGGTGGCCCTTGCGGCGGAGACGGCGGTAAAGGCGGAGATTTAATCCTTCGGGGAAGCTCCGATCTGTTGTCTCTTTACGACTTCAGACTAAAAAGAGTCTATGACGCTAAAAACGGAATGCAGGGACAGGGCAGTGATAAGTACGGTAAAGCTGCCGACGACACAATTCTCGACCTGCCTATCGGAACTCTCGTATATGAAGTATATGAAGACGGCTCCGAAAAACTGCTTGCTGACCTGACAAAAGAAGGTAAGCAGGTTGTTATATGTAAGGGAGGCGATGGCGGACGTGGTAATATTCACTTCAAGTCCTCCGTAAACCAGACTCCCAGACAATCGGAAGACGGCTTCCCCGGTGAAGAAAAAAGACTTCGTCTGCAACTTAAAATTATTGCAGATATTGGTTTACTTGGACTTCCTAACGCCGGAAAATCGACCTTTATTTCTAAAATTTCTGCTGCGAAACCTAAAATCGCAGCATACCCGTTTACCACCCTCGTTCCTAATCTTGGAGTTATTGAGGATTACATGGGCAACAAGCTCATTATTGCCGACATTCCCGGACTGATTGAAGGAGCCAGCACAGGGCTGGGACTGGGACACAGATTCCTGAAACATGTTGAACGCACCAGATTTCTTGTTCATATTTTGAGCGCAGCAGACCTCAGCCTTGACGATCCTTTTGAAGGGTTCAATATGCTGGACGAAGAACTCCGCATATATGATAAAGAGCTTGCAGAAAAAACTCAGCTCCGTGTAATCAACAAAATCGATTTGCTTTCCGAAGAAGACCTTGCGACTTTGAAAGAAAAAGCTAAGGAAGCAAACGACAACATCTACTTTATATCCGCTCTGCACAAAGACGGAGTTGACCTGCTTTTAAAAGACATGTGGGACAGATTCAACACCATGAATCAAGAGGAAAAAGATGAGCAAGATGAGCAACAGGCTTGA
- the rplU gene encoding 50S ribosomal protein L21: MYAIIETGGKQFRVEEGLELNIQKMDVEAGTKVDLDKILLIGQGEDIKIGAPYVEGAKVACTILEHGRDKKIIVFKKRRRKDSQTKQGHRQDYTRIKVEAIQA, encoded by the coding sequence ATGTACGCAATAATAGAGACTGGCGGCAAGCAGTTCCGCGTTGAAGAAGGCTTGGAACTCAATATCCAGAAAATGGACGTTGAAGCAGGCACCAAGGTCGATCTTGATAAAATTCTTCTCATCGGTCAGGGCGAAGATATTAAAATCGGAGCTCCTTACGTTGAAGGCGCGAAAGTTGCCTGCACAATCCTTGAACACGGCCGTGATAAAAAAATCATCGTTTTCAAGAAAAGACGCAGGAAAGACTCTCAGACCAAACAGGGTCATCGTCAGGATTATACAAGAATCAAAGTTGAAGCTATACAAGCTTAA
- a CDS encoding MFS transporter, producing the protein MKDLCKNKNLRILFAVTLMAIMGVSSIIPSLPLMIRELNISPSSIGLVFTVFTLPGIIFAPLAGIFADRIGRKKILVPSLILFGIAGIACYFAPDYKWLLALRLFQGIGAAAIGVINLTIIGDLFTGQDRIKAMGLNASVLSIGTAIFPAVGGILAQISWQTPFLLAVVALPLAWVVAFKLENPEPSSNGAFIKYLSAAVSGMKNKQVLGLFAISMLTFIILYGPIITYLPILLNSRFEASPMMIGFVISSASFVTALAASQLGRLAKVISQPRMIAVSAFAYATAMILIPESGSALWCIIPVCFFGLGQGLNIPNSMSMLTTIAPMEQRAIFMSMNGMLLRVGQTIAPILMGLIYSGFGLESIFYAGVVISAIVFVIAITTLKGFKAEELHE; encoded by the coding sequence ATGAAAGATCTCTGTAAAAATAAAAATCTCCGCATTTTATTCGCGGTTACCCTCATGGCCATCATGGGAGTCTCAAGTATTATCCCGTCTTTACCGCTAATGATCAGGGAACTCAATATTTCTCCTTCATCAATAGGTTTAGTCTTTACTGTTTTCACTCTGCCGGGAATCATTTTTGCTCCTCTTGCAGGAATTTTTGCTGACAGAATCGGCAGGAAAAAGATTCTTGTTCCCTCGCTGATTCTTTTCGGAATAGCCGGAATAGCCTGCTATTTTGCCCCCGACTACAAATGGCTGCTTGCTTTACGGCTTTTTCAAGGAATTGGAGCCGCAGCTATCGGAGTGATAAACCTTACCATAATAGGTGACCTTTTCACAGGTCAGGACCGAATCAAAGCTATGGGACTGAATGCAAGTGTTCTTAGCATCGGCACCGCAATATTTCCGGCAGTGGGAGGAATACTGGCTCAAATAAGCTGGCAAACACCATTCCTGCTAGCAGTTGTGGCTCTACCACTTGCATGGGTCGTCGCCTTCAAGCTTGAGAACCCCGAGCCTTCATCAAACGGCGCATTCATAAAATACCTAAGCGCGGCAGTAAGCGGCATGAAAAACAAGCAGGTGCTGGGACTTTTCGCAATTTCCATGCTGACCTTTATTATTCTATACGGCCCCATCATAACCTATCTGCCCATACTTCTAAACTCACGTTTTGAAGCTTCTCCAATGATGATAGGATTTGTTATTTCAAGTGCCTCATTTGTTACAGCATTAGCAGCTTCGCAGTTAGGAAGACTAGCAAAAGTGATTTCACAACCGAGGATGATTGCAGTCTCAGCTTTCGCATATGCTACTGCAATGATTTTAATTCCGGAATCAGGATCTGCGCTTTGGTGTATAATCCCCGTCTGCTTTTTCGGCCTGGGACAGGGACTGAATATTCCGAATTCAATGTCCATGCTGACCACAATTGCTCCCATGGAACAACGGGCTATTTTTATGTCCATGAACGGAATGCTGCTCAGAGTAGGACAAACCATCGCCCCGATACTTATGGGGCTTATTTATTCAGGATTTGGACTGGAATCTATTTTTTATGCAGGAGTAGTAATATCAGCAATAGTCTTTGTTATTGCAATCACTACTTTAAAAGGATTTAAAGCTGAAGAGTTGCATGAATAG
- the proB gene encoding glutamate 5-kinase — translation MSKMSNRLETLREAKRIVVKIGSAVLTTSEGINLGLICRLADQLATLHERGVDIVLVSSGAVAAGRKSIPSGQKLRDLPARQAASSIGQSRLMHEYDETFRRFGLVSSQILLTRDDLRHRDRFLNVRNTLSRLLEWRVIPIINENDTVAVQELEFGDNDTLASLILNVVEADLFINLTSADGVFDKNPDQNPDAKKLSHVENIGSLDLDAMCDGKTAVGSGGMFSKMRAAHRAAQLGVPTLILSGKDRMVIERVFNGEDCGTWIVPDEKCVSGRKFWLAYNCDPAGDLIIDEGAQKALMAGGKSLLPAGITAVEGDFKAGELVRVVSKSGKPVAVGLACYGSEDMNKILGHKSDQIESILGKCPFPEAIHRDNLLLDAAL, via the coding sequence ATGAGCAAGATGAGCAACAGGCTTGAGACTCTTCGCGAAGCTAAAAGAATTGTTGTAAAAATCGGCAGTGCCGTTCTGACCACGTCAGAAGGCATCAACCTCGGCCTTATATGCAGACTGGCAGATCAGCTGGCAACTCTGCATGAACGGGGTGTTGATATTGTTCTGGTTTCTTCCGGCGCTGTTGCTGCCGGACGTAAATCTATTCCTTCAGGGCAGAAGCTGAGAGATCTTCCGGCCAGACAGGCTGCTTCATCCATCGGACAAAGCAGGCTTATGCACGAATATGATGAAACCTTCCGCAGATTCGGACTGGTTTCTTCACAGATTTTGCTCACTCGCGATGATTTAAGACACCGTGACCGCTTTCTCAATGTCCGCAATACCCTCTCAAGACTTCTTGAATGGCGGGTAATTCCTATCATTAATGAAAACGATACTGTTGCAGTTCAGGAACTCGAGTTCGGAGACAACGACACTCTGGCAAGTTTGATTCTGAATGTTGTGGAAGCAGATCTTTTCATTAACCTCACTTCCGCTGACGGGGTCTTTGATAAAAATCCCGACCAAAATCCCGACGCAAAAAAACTTTCCCATGTTGAAAATATAGGGTCGCTTGACCTCGACGCCATGTGCGACGGAAAAACAGCAGTAGGCTCAGGCGGCATGTTCTCTAAAATGAGAGCAGCTCACAGAGCGGCCCAACTCGGCGTTCCAACACTGATATTATCCGGTAAAGACCGCATGGTAATTGAACGGGTATTTAACGGTGAAGACTGCGGTACATGGATTGTTCCTGATGAAAAGTGCGTATCAGGCCGTAAATTCTGGCTTGCATACAACTGTGACCCGGCCGGTGACCTGATCATCGACGAAGGTGCGCAAAAGGCACTGATGGCCGGAGGTAAAAGCCTGCTTCCCGCAGGTATAACTGCGGTTGAAGGTGATTTTAAAGCGGGCGAACTTGTACGAGTTGTCAGCAAATCCGGTAAACCTGTTGCTGTAGGACTAGCCTGTTACGGTTCCGAAGACATGAACAAGATTCTCGGTCATAAATCAGATCAAATAGAATCCATCCTGGGCAAATGCCCTTTCCCCGAAGCAATACACAGAGATAATCTGCTATTAGACGCAGCACTTTAA
- a CDS encoding potassium channel family protein, giving the protein MFRLHKIFRYSPSKFTVLLGFMISQIFLTPIAGNSIYLQQILYFYTYLVLLSAVTAIIESRAKVVIFISLYVTSFVSSVLFFKLHSIYWLGVSEASDMMMLGIAIWGILIFMRKQKKVTRDLVSGAICVYMLCALLWANGYSLCVLYDRSAVSGIDLSESVFAVRNILVYFSYVTMMTIGYGEMIPVTNMARSLVMLQGLFGQMYLAVFVAGTIGMFLAQRDRGSVD; this is encoded by the coding sequence ATGTTTAGATTACACAAAATATTCAGATACAGTCCTTCCAAATTTACAGTGCTTCTGGGGTTTATGATTTCGCAGATTTTTTTAACCCCGATTGCTGGAAATTCTATTTATCTTCAGCAGATTTTATATTTTTACACATACTTAGTTCTTCTTTCAGCGGTTACAGCTATAATCGAAAGTCGAGCCAAAGTTGTTATTTTTATATCACTCTATGTAACGTCTTTTGTAAGTTCTGTTTTGTTTTTTAAACTGCATTCCATCTACTGGCTTGGCGTAAGTGAAGCCTCTGATATGATGATGCTCGGGATCGCGATCTGGGGAATTCTGATCTTCATGCGCAAGCAGAAAAAAGTTACTCGCGACTTAGTATCGGGGGCAATTTGCGTGTATATGCTTTGCGCGTTGCTTTGGGCCAACGGGTATAGTTTGTGCGTGCTTTATGACCGCAGCGCAGTTTCCGGTATTGATTTAAGTGAATCCGTTTTTGCTGTGCGTAATATTCTTGTATATTTCAGCTATGTAACAATGATGACAATAGGGTATGGAGAAATGATTCCCGTTACCAATATGGCTAGGTCTTTAGTTATGTTGCAGGGTCTTTTCGGACAAATGTATCTGGCGGTTTTTGTCGCCGGAACTATAGGAATGTTTTTGGCTCAGCGGGATAGGGGGAGTGTTGATTAA
- a CDS encoding PilZ domain-containing protein, producing MEQNKRRRTRIDVEFTVQLNKNGFSAIAETQNLSLKGILCTGVEGFAVGEKCEVLITLSEEVVIRIEGKVVRSDDSGLAVDFILLDEESFTHLHRVIQYNSTDADVIDGELTLPAFDA from the coding sequence ATGGAACAGAATAAAAGGCGCAGAACTCGTATTGATGTAGAATTTACCGTTCAGTTAAATAAAAATGGTTTCAGTGCGATTGCTGAAACTCAGAATTTAAGTTTGAAAGGGATTCTCTGCACTGGAGTGGAAGGGTTCGCTGTCGGGGAGAAGTGTGAAGTTTTAATTACTCTTTCAGAAGAGGTAGTTATCCGCATTGAGGGGAAGGTTGTAAGGTCTGATGATTCCGGTCTGGCTGTAGATTTTATCTTGCTGGATGAGGAAAGCTTTACACACTTACATAGAGTGATTCAGTATAATTCAACAGATGCTGACGTTATTGATGGCGAGCTTACTTTGCCTGCTTTTGATGCTTGA
- a CDS encoding response regulator, whose translation MSCKDLSKFKILVAEDSRPVRLVLKTYLAQLGIKPVFAVNGSEALEQLNNEEFDMALMDVHMPEMNGTEVVSRIRNEGITTPVFAMTTGDNADLLTECLDCGYNSFLLKPIVKTELAKIISRFTD comes from the coding sequence ATGAGCTGTAAAGATCTATCAAAATTCAAAATTCTAGTTGCGGAGGATTCCCGTCCGGTCCGTCTTGTGCTCAAAACATATCTGGCCCAGCTCGGAATTAAGCCTGTTTTTGCAGTAAACGGCAGTGAAGCTCTCGAACAGCTCAACAATGAAGAATTCGACATGGCCCTGATGGACGTTCACATGCCCGAAATGAACGGGACAGAAGTCGTATCAAGAATACGAAACGAAGGAATAACTACACCTGTTTTTGCCATGACCACAGGGGACAATGCAGACCTGCTCACAGAATGTCTGGACTGTGGATATAACAGTTTCCTGCTTAAACCGATTGTTAAAACTGAACTGGCTAAAATAATTTCCAGATTCACTGATTAA